The Desulfatibacillum aliphaticivorans DSM 15576 nucleotide sequence GCCTGGCGCCCGTATCCGGTGCTGTAGCAGGCGTCAATGTCTTCGTATTTCAGGCCCGCCTGGGCCAAAGCCAGATCCATGACGCACATAGCGGATTTTTCGGCAGTCGCCCGGACTCCCATGATTTTTGACGTCAATACTTGCGAGTCCTTGAGAATGACGGCTTCCGCAGTCAGGGACCCCACATCGCAACCGGCGACGATCATATACACTGCTCCGCATGGGTTAATGGCTGGGAAAAAGGGGGAAGGCCCTCCGCCTTCCCCCAATTGGGAAGAGCTGAATTCAGCTTTTTCCAAGCAGGGAATCCATGTATTTGAGCTTTTTCATGGGAGCAATGCCCATCAAGGCCTGGATCTGCTTGGCGTCACGAAGCCGTTTTTCCTGGCCGTGATCCTTCATGTACCCCACCCCTCCCAAAACCTGTATGCCGTCCGTAGTGGCCTCGCAGGCGAAGGCGCACGCCTGGATGGCCGCAACCCGGGCCGCCGCCTGCCACTTGGGCTGATTGTTATCCGCCGCCTCGCACGCCCGGGAGAGCATCATTTCCGCCGACTTGGCCTGAATGGCGATATTGGCCAGCAGCATTTTCACCTCAGACCAGTCCACGATCTCCCTGCCGCCCTGCTCCCGCTCTTTGCAGTAAGCCAGGGCTTCGGCGAAACAGCCTTCCATGATTCCCGCCGCCATGGCCGCCTGGGCCGCGTGCATGCGGTCGGCCGCCTTGTCAAAATATTCCTTGCCTTTGCCCTCCTTGCCCACAAGCAGGACCGGGGCTTTATCCAGGCATATGTCCACGGCCGGGCAGGCGTGGAGGCCCAGGCTGAAAATGGGCTCGCTCACGGAAACGCCCTTGCCTTTGAGATCCACCAGGTAAAAGGAAAAATTCTGTTCATCCCCCTGGCAGGCGGGCAGCAGCGCGTATGAGCCAAGCCCTCCAAGAACCACATAGGGAATCTCGCCGGAAAGCGCGGCTTTTTGTTTGGTTTTTTTCACCTGGGCCAGATGCCTGACTTCCGACGGATTGTTGAAGGAAGGAAAGGCCAGTAAAAAGCCGTAGGCTTCCTTTTGTTGGGCGATTTTTTCTTCAAACAATTTTTCCGCCTTGGCGATGAGCATGATTTCCTGGGCCATGGCGTTGGTGAAAATCATGCCGCCCAGGCTGGCGTCCTGGCTGCACAGGCTTTTCAGGATCACGCTCAATCCCGAAAGCCCCAGCCCCATGCCGTCCAGCTCCACCGGCAAGGAGGCGTGGAAAAAGCCCAGGTCAAAAGCCTTCTTGACCGCCTTGTCCCAAAAGGGACCGAATGGATATTGGTCGTATTCCTCGCGATTGGGCGCAAGCTCCTTGGCTGCGAAATCCGTGGCAGCGCCGTCCACCAGTTTTAGTTCTTTATCCCCCCTGCAGAGCATAGGACCTCCTTGCTGTATGCGCGCGGACGAAACATCGTCCGGGTTTTAGGCGTCGTGAAAAACGCAGGACTGCGGACACGCCCGGCTGATAAGGCATTTGAAAAGGTTTAACCGGTTCAACTGATTGGTTCCCTCGTAGATCTGCAAGAGCTTGGCGTCGCGAAAATGCTTCTCCACCCTTTGATCGTGGCGCAACCCCGCCTGCCCCATAAGCTCCAGGGCCATGTGGCAGTTTTTCATGCCCAGGTCCGTGCCCGAGAACTTGGCCAAAGAGCCCCATCCCGATGTGCGACGCATTTCGTCTTCCGGCTGACTGTCGAAGCTCTGCTTGCGCAGCCATTTGGTTGTCAGGCTATTTCCCAGGAGCGTCGGCGCGATTTTATCCACAAAAAACTGGGGCGCGTATTTTGAAAACTGGAACATGCCCTTGGAAAGCATGGACTTGTAAATGCCGGAGCTGGCGTTATGATGGTTGGTTTCCATATAAGCCAGCCGGGCCAGGTTGACGTTTTTATACATTTCGGCCAGCATGCATTGCGCCCATTCATGATTGGCAAGCAGTCTGCCGTCCACCTCGGTTTCGTTGGCGAAAGCCAGGGCTTCTTCATATGCGCCCCGGGCCGCGCCTGTTGCAAACGCGGCCACTCCCGCGCGGGTGGCGCCCAGCACATAGTCCAAAACCTGCTGAAAGGTGTGTTTGGCGTCCCGCTTCAAGTCCTTGATTTGTTCGGGATCCAGGGCGACCATGTTATCCGGTACAAAGCAGTCCTTGAAAACCAGTTCGCTGGCCGGGCACGCCCGCTGCCCCATTTTTTTCTCGTGACGGCCGAAAGAAAAGCCTTTCTGCCCGGTCTGCACCAACATGCACACGGTGTTTTGCGAGGGAAGGTCCAGGTCGGAATAGGCGATGACCACGTGCCACTTGGACAAATGGCCGTTAGAAATAAAAATTTTGGTTCCGTTGACCACATACCCGCCATCCACCTTTTTGGCATGGCAAGTAATATTGCCTTTGTCGATAAGGTCCGGCTCCTCCACGTCCGTGCCCGCGCTGGGTTCGGTGATAGCCAGGGATATGATGCGGGGATCGCCCGCTTTTTCCCCGGCGGCCACGTCCCGGAAGATTTTCATCATCAAGGGCGCGTTCCAACTGGCCGCCAGAGTGGCCATGCCAAGGTAATGCACGCCGATGAGGTTTGCCATGGCCGTGCAGGCGGAGCCGATTTCCTCCACAAAGGCGCTCATGGAGTGCATGAAATACCCCTTGCCGCCGAAAAGGCGGGGAATCCACATGGTGTAAAAGCCCCAGTCATTGGCTTTCTTTACAAAATCCCAAGGGAGAAAATCCGGGTCTTCGTGCAGCTTGCGGTCGAGCTCCAGGGCGTACGGCCGCACGACCTCCTTGTTGAACCGTCTGGCTATGTCCACCACCTCCCGGGTTTCTTTTATCAAAGCCCTGGGCGTAGCGTGGGCGCAGACCAAATTGGCCGCCACGTCGTTCAGGTCCGGCGCGCATCGCGCGTAATCCGGTGTACAGGGTTGGTATGTCATGGGTTTACCTCGCGGGCCGCCGAGCGGCTGATTAAGGATTGAGTGCGTCGAATGCGTCGGGCGTTACGCCTTCCTGCTCCAGGACTCTTTTGATGACCCGGTGCGAGTTGGTCATGGGAAAATCCTCCACAACCCGCACGTATCGGGGCACGGCGAACTTGGCGATTTTGTCGGAAAGAAAGTCCCGAAGATCTCCGGGGGCGAAGGGAGCGCCGTTCACCAGCTTGACCGCGGCCATGATTTCGTCCTCGGCCAGGTCCGAAGGCACGGCGTAGACCGCCACGTCTTCCACGGCCGGATGCTTCATGATCACGTGCTCCACCTCGTAAGCGGAGACGTTTTCCCCGCCTTTACGCATGGACTCCGTATTCCGGCCCACAAAGTACACGTAGCCGCGCTTGTCCGTACGGACCTTGTCGCCCGTGTACATCCAGCCGTCCCGCACCTTCTCGTTGGTGGCTTTTTCGTTTTTGTAATAGGGCACGCCCTGGCCGTCCCCCTTGACCTGAAAAATCAATTCGCCGGGCTCGCCGGGCTGGCAGTCCTGGCCTTTATCGTCGATAATGCGGGTAACGCCCATGCGTTTGGACAGCTTGCCCAAAGCGCCCACGGGAGCCGTGCCGAAATTCATGATGCCTTTGCCGCCGCTGTCCACGGCGCCGTAACCTTCGTAAATGGTCACGCCAAAGCGTTTTTCAAAGGGCTTCCACATGTCGGTCGGGCAGGCTGCGGACAGGACGAAGCGCACTTTGTTGACGCGGTCGTCCGGCCTTTCGGGCTGCTTCATTAAAATGGGGATGATGGAGCCGATGGTGTTGAACACGGTGACGTCGAATCTTCGGATGTCATGCCAGAACCGGCTGGCCGAGAACCGGCGCGCCAGGGCGATGGTCCCGCCCATGGCCATGGAAAGGGTGACAGTCAAAAGCATGGCGTTGCCGTGGGCCAGGGAGAAAGACGTGTAATACACGTCGTTTTTGTTCAGCAGCACCCCCGCCATGAGGGAAAGCAGTTTCACCCGGGATGTATTCACCTTGTACACCACCCCTTTGGGACGCCCGGTGGTGCCCGAGGTGTACATGATCATGCATTTGTCCGACCGGTCCGCGTATCCGATGCGGGGATCGCGGGTGGACGCCAGCGGATGCCAGGCTTTGGAAAGAAGATCCACACCCTCGGGGATGTCAAAAGCCCCGGCTTCCTCCTCCACGTCGTCCACGATAATACTTTTGAGGCTTTTCAACTGATCGCGAACCGTCATGACCGGTTCGGCCAGCTCCGCGTCGCAGGCCAGGAATTTGATGTCGCTATGATTGATCACATATTGCAGGCCGTCGCCCCGCAGCTCGCAATTGATGGGCACCACGTACATGCCCAGCTTTTGAGCGGCGAAATACAAATCCAGGAAGCGGGGCGAGTTGCGCATAAAAATCCCTAGCCCCGCTTTTTGCTCCGCGCCGAGATGCAGCAGGAAATTGGCCGTGCGGTTGGCGTTTTCATCCATTTGCCGGTAGGTGTAACATTCTTCTTTATAGCGAAGCATGATCCGGTCCGGATGCTTTGCCGCCTTTTCCTCCAATAGCTCCGCCCAGGACATGTCGTGCGCCATGCCTCCCTGGCGCAGCCCGGCCAGGTTGGCGGCAAGGGTTCCCCTTTTGGCCTCCGCCCCCAGGAACTTGACGAAAGAGCCCACGCCCCGGCGGGCGAGCCGGAGTTTCTGGGCCAGAAATTTCAATTCCTGCAATTGTTCGTTCATCTTCCTGCTCCTTATTTGGCCGGCGCTTCCAAGATATGGATGCACATGGCCGCTTCCTCCGCGCCCAGGGCGCCGCCTCCATTTTCCGCAAGGCCCAGCTGGGGGCCGTCAATCTGCCGGCCTCCGGCCTGCCGGCGCAACTGGACCGTCAGCTCGTGAATCTGAGCAAGGCCGGAAGCGCCGATGGGATGGCCGCGGGAGGTCAGCCCGCCGCTGGTGTTGATGGGAATCTGTCCGTCCAGTTTGGTGGCGCCGGACTCGGCGAAAATTCCGCCCTCCCCGATCGGGCAGAAGCCCAGATTCTCCGCCTGGCGCATTTCCCCGTATGCCGTGGCGTCGTGAACTTCAGCCAGGTTGATTTCATCCGGCCCAACCCCGGCTTTTTCGTAGGCGATTTTGGAAAGCCGCTCCCCGATCTCCGGCTGGTCAAACCCGTGCGGCCGATCCATGCCTGACCCCAATACGGAAGCGCGAATCTTGACCGCCTGCTTTTGCAGGCCCAGCTTGCGGACCATGGGGCCGGAACACACAATGGCCGAAGCCGCCCCGTCGCCGATGGGCGCGCACATGGACCGGGTCAGGGGCCACGTTACCAGACGGTCCGCCAAAACCTGATCCACGCTTACCTCAAACCGGTATTGCGCGTTGGGATTCAGGGTGGAGTTGAAATGATTCTTGGAGGCGATCACGGCCAGTTGCTCCACCGTGCTGCCGAACTGCTTCATGTGTTGGCGGGCGGCAAATCCGTACACGTCCATAAAGGGGGAATGATC carries:
- a CDS encoding acyl-CoA dehydrogenase family protein gives rise to the protein MLCRGDKELKLVDGAATDFAAKELAPNREEYDQYPFGPFWDKAVKKAFDLGFFHASLPVELDGMGLGLSGLSVILKSLCSQDASLGGMIFTNAMAQEIMLIAKAEKLFEEKIAQQKEAYGFLLAFPSFNNPSEVRHLAQVKKTKQKAALSGEIPYVVLGGLGSYALLPACQGDEQNFSFYLVDLKGKGVSVSEPIFSLGLHACPAVDICLDKAPVLLVGKEGKGKEYFDKAADRMHAAQAAMAAGIMEGCFAEALAYCKEREQGGREIVDWSEVKMLLANIAIQAKSAEMMLSRACEAADNNQPKWQAAARVAAIQACAFACEATTDGIQVLGGVGYMKDHGQEKRLRDAKQIQALMGIAPMKKLKYMDSLLGKS
- a CDS encoding acyl-CoA dehydrogenase family protein; protein product: MTYQPCTPDYARCAPDLNDVAANLVCAHATPRALIKETREVVDIARRFNKEVVRPYALELDRKLHEDPDFLPWDFVKKANDWGFYTMWIPRLFGGKGYFMHSMSAFVEEIGSACTAMANLIGVHYLGMATLAASWNAPLMMKIFRDVAAGEKAGDPRIISLAITEPSAGTDVEEPDLIDKGNITCHAKKVDGGYVVNGTKIFISNGHLSKWHVVIAYSDLDLPSQNTVCMLVQTGQKGFSFGRHEKKMGQRACPASELVFKDCFVPDNMVALDPEQIKDLKRDAKHTFQQVLDYVLGATRAGVAAFATGAARGAYEEALAFANETEVDGRLLANHEWAQCMLAEMYKNVNLARLAYMETNHHNASSGIYKSMLSKGMFQFSKYAPQFFVDKIAPTLLGNSLTTKWLRKQSFDSQPEDEMRRTSGWGSLAKFSGTDLGMKNCHMALELMGQAGLRHDQRVEKHFRDAKLLQIYEGTNQLNRLNLFKCLISRACPQSCVFHDA
- a CDS encoding AMP-binding protein, producing MNEQLQELKFLAQKLRLARRGVGSFVKFLGAEAKRGTLAANLAGLRQGGMAHDMSWAELLEEKAAKHPDRIMLRYKEECYTYRQMDENANRTANFLLHLGAEQKAGLGIFMRNSPRFLDLYFAAQKLGMYVVPINCELRGDGLQYVINHSDIKFLACDAELAEPVMTVRDQLKSLKSIIVDDVEEEAGAFDIPEGVDLLSKAWHPLASTRDPRIGYADRSDKCMIMYTSGTTGRPKGVVYKVNTSRVKLLSLMAGVLLNKNDVYYTSFSLAHGNAMLLTVTLSMAMGGTIALARRFSASRFWHDIRRFDVTVFNTIGSIIPILMKQPERPDDRVNKVRFVLSAACPTDMWKPFEKRFGVTIYEGYGAVDSGGKGIMNFGTAPVGALGKLSKRMGVTRIIDDKGQDCQPGEPGELIFQVKGDGQGVPYYKNEKATNEKVRDGWMYTGDKVRTDKRGYVYFVGRNTESMRKGGENVSAYEVEHVIMKHPAVEDVAVYAVPSDLAEDEIMAAVKLVNGAPFAPGDLRDFLSDKIAKFAVPRYVRVVEDFPMTNSHRVIKRVLEQEGVTPDAFDALNP
- a CDS encoding thiolase family protein, whose product is MRDVYVVGVHTIQFGKYLEHSVKDLAAMTFKGCLEDAGLEKDDIQALWFSNSGWGDKGQACIRGQVALRHIGLDKIPITNVENACASASTALHNAWMGVGSGLYDVTMALGAEKLYHSNRAAVFAGFLGGIDIENCADIVEGLTDFQLNADDLRQMKEFQERYAGANGSGKKSKSKPKLPARLKGRAKDLWDNLTVAIRLGEAIGYDKVRKLAAVNSGDHSPFMDVYGFAARQHMKQFGSTVEQLAVIASKNHFNSTLNPNAQYRFEVSVDQVLADRLVTWPLTRSMCAPIGDGAASAIVCSGPMVRKLGLQKQAVKIRASVLGSGMDRPHGFDQPEIGERLSKIAYEKAGVGPDEINLAEVHDATAYGEMRQAENLGFCPIGEGGIFAESGATKLDGQIPINTSGGLTSRGHPIGASGLAQIHELTVQLRRQAGGRQIDGPQLGLAENGGGALGAEEAAMCIHILEAPAK